Proteins encoded by one window of Bacteroidota bacterium:
- the hisS gene encoding histidine--tRNA ligase, with protein sequence MSEQQIVEPRLLRGFRDYLPAQMNARVKMIAAIRNVYERYGFQPLDTPAQEYRVTLTGYGEENTKQIFSFLNPEEEDVALRFDLTVPLARVVAQYPDLVLPFRRYQVAPVWRADKPDPGRFREFIQFDLDAVGTSSLAADAEILCAMHDTLKALGIDRFKVRFSDRKVLDSLLDFAGITHDLAHSVFRILDKLEKIGIDGVAAELTKGRIDSSGDKIPGLGLSGNQVDRIKEFIVVPKGKRREVLASLESLFKNVESAKEAVEELRFICDSLDALAISEDHVQLDLSIARGLDYYTGPVFEASLDDAPEFGSVFGGGRYDGLVERFLGRKIPAVGASIGVDRLLAAMEKLGLLQFAPSTAKVIVTVMEPSRLTEYQKLTRELREAGINTEMYLGEEKSLGKQLQYANRQQIPLAVIIGSDEFAKGEVTVKNLKLGGELQDKKKTAQGKERDEWLKLSRTVQATVPLAETVQHIKNTLETI encoded by the coding sequence ATGTCCGAACAACAGATTGTAGAGCCAAGATTGCTTCGCGGCTTTCGCGACTATCTTCCGGCGCAAATGAATGCGCGAGTGAAGATGATTGCCGCCATCCGGAATGTGTACGAGCGCTACGGATTTCAGCCCCTCGATACGCCGGCGCAGGAGTATCGCGTCACGTTGACGGGCTATGGCGAGGAAAACACCAAGCAGATCTTCTCATTCCTGAATCCTGAAGAAGAAGACGTTGCCCTTCGCTTTGATCTCACCGTTCCTTTAGCACGAGTTGTTGCCCAATACCCTGATCTTGTTCTGCCGTTCCGCCGCTATCAGGTCGCGCCTGTGTGGCGTGCCGACAAGCCGGACCCGGGACGGTTCCGTGAGTTCATCCAATTCGATTTGGATGCTGTCGGCACATCGTCGCTCGCCGCCGATGCCGAAATCCTCTGTGCAATGCACGATACGTTGAAAGCGCTTGGTATCGACCGGTTCAAAGTCAGGTTCAGCGACCGGAAGGTGCTGGACAGTCTACTGGACTTTGCCGGAATTACGCACGACCTGGCGCACAGCGTCTTCCGCATTCTCGACAAGTTGGAGAAGATCGGGATTGACGGAGTCGCCGCTGAACTAACGAAGGGAAGAATCGATTCATCGGGGGACAAGATTCCGGGGTTGGGATTGAGCGGCAACCAAGTTGATCGTATTAAAGAATTCATCGTGGTTCCGAAAGGGAAAAGGAGAGAGGTTCTTGCTTCTCTCGAATCGTTGTTCAAAAATGTTGAGTCAGCGAAGGAGGCAGTCGAGGAACTGCGCTTCATTTGCGATTCGCTTGACGCTCTCGCCATTTCCGAAGATCATGTTCAGCTCGATCTCAGTATCGCCCGCGGACTTGACTATTACACGGGTCCCGTTTTTGAAGCGAGCTTGGATGATGCACCGGAGTTCGGCTCCGTATTCGGAGGGGGACGTTACGACGGATTGGTGGAGAGGTTTTTGGGAAGAAAGATTCCCGCAGTCGGCGCTTCGATTGGAGTCGATCGCCTTCTTGCTGCAATGGAAAAGCTCGGCCTGCTGCAGTTCGCTCCATCAACCGCAAAGGTCATTGTGACAGTGATGGAGCCGTCGCGCCTTACCGAGTACCAGAAGCTCACCCGGGAATTGCGCGAAGCAGGAATCAATACCGAAATGTATTTGGGTGAAGAGAAGTCGCTCGGAAAGCAATTACAGTACGCCAACCGCCAGCAAATTCCTCTGGCCGTCATCATCGGCAGCGACGAATTTGCGAAGGGGGAAGTAACAGTCAAGAATTTGAAACTCGGCGGAGAGTTGCAGGATAAGAAGAAAACAGCTCAAGGCAAGGAACGTGATGAATGGCTGAAACTGTCACGAACGGTTCAGGCTACTGTTCCCCTGGCCGAGACTGTACAACACATCAAAAACACACTCGAGACAATCTGA
- a CDS encoding ATP-dependent Clp protease adaptor ClpS — translation MADEDVLTKEDVEVNEEDVTRLIPRYHVVLLDDDDHTYDYVIEMLMDLFGHSMATAYEMACEVDARKRVIVDTTHKERAEHKKQQIESYGADWRMPACKGSMSATIEPAE, via the coding sequence ATGGCTGACGAAGACGTTCTCACGAAGGAAGATGTCGAGGTAAACGAGGAAGACGTTACCCGACTCATTCCGCGCTATCACGTCGTTCTCCTCGACGACGATGATCATACGTACGACTATGTGATTGAGATGTTGATGGATCTGTTCGGACACAGTATGGCAACTGCGTACGAGATGGCATGTGAGGTGGATGCGAGGAAGCGTGTTATTGTGGATACGACACACAAGGAACGAGCCGAACACAAAAAGCAGCAAATCGAATCGTACGGGGCTGATTGGCGGATGCCGGCCTGCAAAGGTTCGATGTCGGCCACTATTGAGCCGGCTGAGTAG
- a CDS encoding ATP-grasp domain-containing protein, with protein sequence MKTKKTRVLVLYNQVGKDEYEELRKVDPQSLGFKPEYPIHVSTIQEEYSAIVKGLRSEGFSARAVNVEEDVHKLEPLLHRNPPDVVFNLIEFFHDTPRLEGSVAGLFEVHRIPYTGAPPFALELCQRKGLTKQVLLANGVPTPRFRLLSHPSIPKRHGLHYPLIVKPAREDGSSGIDKESVVYDYAGLTARLGKVFAGFAPPIIVEEFIEGREFHVSILGNDPPVVLPLIEFDFSEFLPDHPNIISYAAKWDPLDESYHRMHSICPAKLPKRVQKRIEEIALRAYKLTGCRDYARLDLRLDKKNHAHILEVNPNPDLTEGVSFMESAEKAGLSFSTTLRKIAEFALQRKPVK encoded by the coding sequence GTGAAAACCAAGAAAACCAGAGTTCTCGTCCTTTACAATCAGGTCGGGAAAGACGAATACGAAGAATTACGCAAGGTTGACCCCCAATCGCTCGGGTTCAAACCCGAGTATCCCATCCACGTATCTACCATCCAGGAAGAGTACAGCGCCATTGTTAAAGGCCTGCGGTCGGAGGGTTTTAGTGCGCGAGCAGTGAATGTGGAGGAAGACGTGCACAAGTTGGAACCACTTCTGCACAGAAACCCGCCTGATGTCGTGTTCAATTTGATTGAGTTCTTTCACGACACGCCGCGACTCGAAGGGTCGGTCGCAGGCTTGTTTGAAGTTCACCGCATTCCGTACACCGGCGCCCCGCCGTTTGCGCTCGAGTTGTGCCAGCGCAAGGGGTTGACAAAACAAGTACTTCTTGCCAACGGAGTTCCGACGCCGCGGTTTCGGCTTCTCTCACATCCATCCATTCCGAAACGTCACGGATTGCATTACCCTCTCATCGTCAAGCCCGCCCGGGAGGATGGCAGCAGCGGTATTGACAAAGAGTCTGTTGTGTATGATTACGCCGGATTGACAGCCCGTCTCGGGAAGGTCTTTGCGGGCTTTGCGCCGCCGATTATTGTGGAAGAATTCATTGAGGGACGTGAGTTTCATGTTTCGATACTGGGAAATGATCCGCCTGTTGTGCTGCCGCTTATCGAATTTGATTTCTCGGAATTTCTTCCCGATCATCCCAACATCATCAGCTACGCGGCAAAGTGGGACCCGCTGGACGAATCGTATCATCGCATGCATTCCATTTGTCCCGCGAAGCTTCCGAAGCGGGTTCAGAAAAGGATTGAAGAGATAGCCTTGCGTGCTTACAAACTGACCGGTTGCCGCGATTACGCCCGCCTCGACCTTCGCCTCGACAAGAAAAATCACGCACATATTCTTGAAGTGAATCCGAATCCTGATTTGACAGAAGGGGTTTCTTTTATGGAGTCTGCTGAGAAGGCGGGATTGTCATTCTCTACAACACTCCGGAAAATTGCGGAGTTTGCGTTGCAACGGAAACCGGTCAAGTAA
- a CDS encoding dipeptidase: MEQVLTYLDQNKERYLAELKELLAIPSVSTNPDNKGDVQRCAQWVADHMTSIGLQNVQVMPTPGHPVVYGDWLNAPGAPTVLLYGHYDVQPPEPLELWTSPPFEATIRGENLYARGSADDKGQVYIHLKSIEAYLKNVGSLPVNIKLLIEGEEEIGSEHLVPFVTEHKEMLKADLVLISDSSMFAKGVPSICYALRGLAYMQIDLVGPNKDLHSGSFGGTVHNPIQALSEIIAQLHDKNGKIAIPGFYKNVRPLSKKERDAFKKLPWSDKRYSKELGVQKLYGEKGFSTLERVWARPTLECNGIWGGFTGEGAKTVLPSKASAKISMRLVPDQKSDKIAKLFEKHIKKISPKTVSVTVRSLHGGEAAITPIDSPGVMAAVAALEKGFGKKPLYQREGGSIPIVVQFKEVLGLDTVLLGFGLPDENAHAPDEFINLDNFFGGMRTSAHFFAELPKFMDGKKK, encoded by the coding sequence ATGGAACAAGTTCTCACCTATCTCGACCAAAACAAAGAGCGCTACCTTGCCGAACTGAAAGAATTGCTCGCTATTCCCAGTGTCAGCACGAATCCTGACAACAAGGGGGACGTGCAGCGCTGTGCCCAATGGGTCGCCGACCATATGACAAGCATCGGGTTGCAGAACGTGCAAGTCATGCCGACACCCGGTCACCCTGTCGTATACGGCGACTGGCTGAACGCGCCCGGCGCGCCAACCGTTTTGCTATACGGCCATTATGACGTTCAACCGCCGGAGCCGCTTGAGTTGTGGACCTCGCCACCGTTTGAAGCGACAATTCGGGGCGAGAATCTCTATGCCCGCGGCTCGGCAGACGATAAAGGTCAGGTGTACATTCACCTCAAGAGCATTGAAGCCTATCTGAAAAACGTCGGCTCGTTGCCCGTGAATATCAAGTTATTGATTGAAGGAGAAGAAGAAATCGGAAGCGAGCATCTCGTGCCGTTTGTGACGGAACACAAGGAGATGTTGAAGGCCGACCTCGTACTCATCTCCGATTCTTCGATGTTTGCAAAAGGCGTCCCCTCCATATGTTATGCGTTGCGCGGACTTGCCTATATGCAGATCGATCTGGTCGGGCCGAACAAGGATTTGCATTCCGGTTCCTTCGGAGGAACGGTACACAACCCGATCCAAGCCCTCAGCGAAATCATCGCGCAGTTGCACGACAAGAATGGCAAGATTGCTATTCCGGGATTCTACAAGAATGTTCGACCGTTGAGCAAGAAAGAACGTGACGCGTTCAAAAAGCTGCCGTGGAGTGACAAGAGGTACTCAAAAGAACTCGGAGTTCAGAAGTTATATGGAGAGAAGGGATTCTCGACGCTCGAGCGAGTCTGGGCAAGGCCGACTCTCGAATGCAACGGAATCTGGGGCGGATTTACGGGCGAAGGCGCCAAAACAGTTCTCCCATCGAAGGCATCGGCGAAAATCTCCATGCGTCTCGTTCCCGACCAGAAGTCGGACAAGATTGCAAAGCTGTTTGAGAAACACATCAAGAAAATTTCCCCGAAGACAGTCAGCGTCACCGTCCGAAGTCTGCACGGCGGTGAGGCAGCGATTACGCCGATTGATTCTCCGGGCGTGATGGCGGCGGTCGCTGCTTTGGAAAAGGGATTCGGCAAGAAGCCGTTATACCAACGAGAAGGTGGTTCAATTCCGATTGTTGTGCAGTTCAAGGAGGTACTCGGACTCGACACCGTGCTGCTCGGCTTCGGCCTACCCGATGAAAATGCGCACGCGCCGGATGAGTTCATCAACCTTGACAACTTCTTTGGCGGAATGAGAACCAGCGCGCATTTCTTTGCCGAGTTGCCGAAGTTCATGGATGGAAAGAAGAAGTAG
- a CDS encoding alpha/beta fold hydrolase has protein sequence MFAYLNGVPFQYIDEGSPETPPITFLHGFPFSHEMWTNQIDVLKKNFRAVAYDIRGHGKSYVGEAQFTIEHHVDDLLALLDYLKIEKTVIVGLSMGGYITLRALERNPERFTAAVLCDTKSEADTNEGKLKRFESMKGVREHGSEVFADAFVKNVFAAETFKKNPDAISLIKKIISATPPLSIAGTLLALAARTDTTPSLSNIAIPTLILVGEHDVTTPPAHSQMMHEKIAGSELHIIPHAAHMSNMENREAFNRHLLVFLERVRKS, from the coding sequence ATGTTCGCATACCTCAACGGCGTCCCGTTTCAATATATTGATGAAGGATCACCCGAAACCCCGCCCATCACTTTCCTGCACGGATTTCCCTTCAGTCACGAAATGTGGACGAATCAGATTGATGTTCTGAAGAAGAACTTCCGGGCCGTCGCGTATGACATTCGCGGCCATGGAAAAAGCTATGTAGGCGAAGCGCAATTCACCATCGAGCATCACGTCGACGATCTCCTGGCGTTGCTTGATTATCTGAAGATTGAGAAGACTGTCATCGTCGGGCTTTCGATGGGAGGCTACATCACCCTCAGGGCGCTCGAACGCAATCCCGAACGCTTCACCGCGGCTGTTCTTTGCGACACCAAAAGCGAAGCCGACACAAACGAAGGTAAGCTGAAACGATTCGAGAGCATGAAGGGCGTTCGTGAACACGGGTCGGAGGTTTTTGCGGATGCATTCGTTAAAAATGTTTTCGCCGCCGAAACTTTCAAGAAGAATCCCGATGCCATCTCGCTCATCAAGAAGATCATTTCAGCAACCCCGCCCCTCAGCATTGCGGGCACGTTGCTGGCGCTTGCCGCCCGGACAGACACAACGCCGTCTCTTTCGAACATCGCCATCCCGACTCTCATTTTGGTCGGCGAACATGACGTGACAACACCTCCGGCACACTCGCAAATGATGCACGAAAAGATAGCGGGTTCGGAACTCCATATTATTCCACATGCCGCTCACATGAGCAACATGGAGAATCGTGAGGCATTCAATCGGCATCTGCTTGTATTTCTCGAACGCGTAAGGAAGTCATGA
- a CDS encoding SDR family oxidoreductase, producing MKNVLVTGGTGFIGSNLAEALLKRGCHVRILRRDHSDMRAIDGIDVEHCIGDVRNIESLRRAMKGCDTVFHTAALVTFEKEKAGVQRDVNVNGTRNVVQACLATGVERLVHTSSIAAIGYLPNGEPATEETPYNWPRTWGYKYSKHKSEQEILNGVEQGLHAVIVNPSVVVGERDIHFHGGDILRRVKKWQVFFYVDGGMNVVYVGDVVNGHIAAAEYGRSGERYILGGENLTHKDVFRRTARIVGGFSPVAKLPIPALRFTAIIIERGSKYIGIKPIITRDLVSGAGRYNWFSCEKVMREWRYTITPFEDAIRRAYSWYQMKELL from the coding sequence ATGAAGAACGTTCTGGTGACGGGAGGAACAGGATTCATCGGGTCAAATCTTGCCGAGGCATTGTTGAAACGTGGCTGCCATGTCAGAATTCTCCGAAGAGATCATTCCGACATGAGGGCAATCGACGGTATTGATGTTGAACATTGTATCGGGGATGTACGCAATATCGAGTCACTGAGGAGAGCAATGAAGGGATGCGATACTGTTTTCCATACTGCTGCGCTTGTGACGTTCGAAAAGGAAAAGGCGGGAGTTCAGCGCGACGTTAACGTCAACGGAACCCGAAATGTTGTTCAGGCGTGTCTCGCGACAGGAGTTGAAAGGCTTGTGCACACAAGTTCGATTGCGGCCATCGGCTACCTGCCGAACGGCGAACCGGCAACGGAAGAAACGCCCTACAACTGGCCAAGAACGTGGGGGTACAAGTATTCGAAACATAAATCTGAACAAGAGATACTGAACGGAGTCGAGCAGGGTCTCCATGCCGTCATTGTCAATCCGTCTGTGGTTGTTGGTGAGCGCGACATTCACTTTCACGGCGGCGACATCCTTCGGCGTGTCAAGAAATGGCAGGTGTTTTTCTATGTTGATGGCGGAATGAACGTGGTATACGTAGGCGATGTTGTCAATGGACACATTGCAGCCGCCGAGTACGGACGCAGCGGCGAGCGGTACATTCTCGGCGGAGAAAATCTCACACACAAGGACGTTTTCCGGCGAACGGCTCGCATCGTCGGCGGGTTTTCTCCCGTTGCAAAACTCCCGATCCCCGCCCTCCGGTTTACAGCAATAATCATTGAGCGCGGGAGCAAGTATATTGGCATCAAGCCGATCATAACGCGGGATCTCGTCTCGGGGGCCGGAAGATACAACTGGTTTTCATGCGAGAAGGTAATGCGTGAATGGCGATACACCATCACACCATTCGAAGACGCGATCCGTCGTGCCTACTCCTGGTATCAGATGAAAGAACTTCTGTAG
- a CDS encoding response regulator transcription factor: MDVLIADDHQLIREGIKYMLSEAPEVGVIGEARNAEEILAQIAGHPWDVLVLDINLPGRSGLDVLKEIRVKHPKLPVLILSMYPEDQFAVRVIKAGAAGYLTKSSAAKELVDALRKIASGGKYINEAVAEKLAEAVDAGISATPHERLSDREFEIFKLIGSGKTVGEIAELLKRSVKTISTHRTHILEKMNLHNNADIMQYVIEHKLTE; encoded by the coding sequence ATGGATGTTCTCATTGCAGATGATCACCAGTTGATTCGTGAGGGAATCAAGTACATGCTTAGCGAAGCGCCTGAAGTCGGCGTCATCGGCGAAGCAAGGAATGCAGAGGAGATTCTCGCACAGATTGCAGGGCATCCGTGGGATGTGCTGGTGTTAGACATCAATCTGCCGGGCCGCAGCGGGCTCGATGTATTGAAAGAGATTCGCGTCAAGCATCCCAAATTGCCGGTTCTGATTTTGAGCATGTATCCGGAAGATCAGTTTGCTGTCCGTGTTATCAAAGCCGGCGCGGCAGGTTATCTCACAAAAAGCAGCGCTGCAAAAGAACTGGTCGATGCGCTCCGCAAGATCGCTTCCGGCGGAAAGTATATCAACGAGGCAGTTGCCGAAAAACTTGCCGAAGCTGTTGATGCAGGGATCTCCGCAACGCCGCATGAACGTCTATCGGACCGCGAATTCGAGATCTTCAAACTCATCGGAAGCGGCAAGACGGTCGGGGAGATCGCCGAACTGCTCAAGCGCAGCGTCAAGACTATCAGCACGCATCGGACTCATATTCTTGAGAAAATGAATCTGCATAATAACGCCGACATTATGCAGTACGTTATTGAGCACAAGTTGACGGAATAG
- a CDS encoding response regulator, with protein MKVFIVDESSLFVARFSEAINKIEGVELVGKANSAIEAIEALERMQPDVVVLDIRLRIGTGFDVLRMVKRDIDTSTIAIVMTNYPYEQYRRVSTKMGADYFFHKTTQFTDLVSLLKDLKTNRFAPEISERFAATV; from the coding sequence TTGAAAGTATTCATCGTGGATGAATCATCGTTGTTTGTTGCCCGTTTCAGCGAGGCAATCAACAAAATCGAGGGTGTCGAGTTGGTCGGGAAGGCAAATTCTGCCATCGAGGCAATCGAGGCTTTGGAGCGAATGCAGCCCGATGTCGTCGTGCTCGATATCCGGTTGCGTATCGGGACAGGATTTGATGTTTTGAGGATGGTGAAGCGGGATATCGACACCTCCACGATCGCTATTGTCATGACGAACTATCCGTATGAGCAATACCGCAGGGTGAGCACGAAGATGGGGGCGGACTATTTTTTTCACAAGACAACGCAGTTCACCGACCTGGTAAGTCTTCTCAAAGACCTGAAAACAAACCGGTTTGCTCCGGAAATTTCGGAACGCTTTGCAGCAACCGTTTAG
- a CDS encoding response regulator → MFDTTDHNTEEHVRQSGRLANIGILAGGIAQDFDNLLSIIQGHIALLDRSVPQNDDIKKRLAAINTAIGRGSLLVRQMLAFSGTAADGILRVQLNDEVKKFIEMFSGILPAGISVVTDLQEELPESDADRTVLHQALLNLALNARDAIIDGQGSGIITIRTKAMAGDNVRALFPEAQCDNYICLSVADTGKGMDEQTTRRAFEPFFTTKNQASGLGLSVVHGITRTLRGYVQVESDLGKGATFSLYIPADVHNNAGHKGAATMLNLRGSETILIVEDERMLRELLASTLKEFGYRVFSAEDGQEAMDIFRARGHEIDLVFSDIGLPYQNGLEIFMKMKSSRPDLKFIFSSGYLEPNTCENLLRAGAKKVVQKPFHGDEIVRTVRQILNGKNEVAAGTRN, encoded by the coding sequence ATGTTCGACACTACCGACCACAACACTGAGGAACACGTCCGGCAATCCGGGCGGCTGGCAAACATCGGCATTCTTGCCGGCGGCATTGCGCAGGATTTTGACAATCTGCTCAGCATCATTCAAGGACACATAGCGTTGCTGGACAGGTCAGTCCCGCAGAACGATGATATCAAAAAGCGCCTTGCCGCTATCAACACAGCCATCGGCCGCGGCTCACTCCTTGTCCGGCAAATGCTTGCATTCTCGGGTACAGCAGCCGACGGCATTCTCCGGGTTCAGCTTAATGATGAAGTGAAGAAATTCATCGAGATGTTCTCAGGAATTCTTCCCGCGGGAATCTCTGTCGTGACGGATTTGCAGGAAGAACTCCCGGAATCGGATGCCGACCGCACTGTTTTGCATCAGGCTCTTCTGAACCTTGCACTCAATGCGCGTGATGCAATCATTGACGGTCAGGGAAGCGGCATCATAACAATACGGACAAAGGCGATGGCGGGCGACAATGTCCGTGCTCTTTTTCCAGAAGCTCAATGCGACAACTACATTTGTTTGAGCGTTGCCGATACGGGCAAGGGAATGGACGAGCAAACAACGCGGCGGGCGTTCGAACCGTTTTTCACAACAAAAAATCAAGCCTCAGGCCTTGGCTTATCGGTAGTACACGGCATTACACGAACATTGCGGGGATATGTGCAGGTTGAAAGCGACTTGGGCAAAGGGGCTACCTTCTCCCTGTACATCCCTGCCGATGTTCACAACAACGCCGGGCACAAGGGGGCGGCAACAATGCTCAATCTCCGCGGAAGCGAAACCATTCTTATTGTTGAGGACGAAAGAATGCTGCGCGAACTCCTCGCCTCCACACTGAAGGAATTTGGCTACAGGGTTTTTTCAGCGGAAGACGGTCAAGAGGCAATGGATATCTTCAGAGCAAGAGGACACGAGATTGATCTGGTGTTCAGCGATATCGGGTTGCCATATCAAAACGGATTGGAGATTTTCATGAAGATGAAGAGTTCAAGACCGGACCTGAAGTTTATTTTCTCAAGCGGATATCTTGAACCAAACACTTGCGAAAACCTGTTGCGCGCCGGCGCGAAGAAAGTGGTGCAGAAACCGTTTCATGGCGACGAGATTGTGCGGACAGTCCGGCAGATACTTAATGGCAAGAACGAGGTGGCTGCCGGGACGAGAAATTGA
- a CDS encoding cupin, producing the protein MAIHISKPSVVEAAGNKPKIIEEYVGRVNTETSDVSVARMRSPGGWVEPGQTPEFDEFTVVLRGMLRVRTRDGVIDVEAGQAIITQKAEWVQYSTPKPEGAEYVAVCLPAFSMDLVHRD; encoded by the coding sequence ATGGCGATACATATTTCGAAGCCTTCTGTTGTAGAAGCTGCCGGCAATAAGCCGAAGATCATCGAAGAGTATGTGGGCCGAGTCAACACAGAAACATCCGACGTCAGCGTTGCACGAATGCGCAGTCCCGGCGGCTGGGTTGAGCCCGGACAAACACCCGAGTTCGACGAATTTACCGTTGTATTAAGAGGGATGTTGCGCGTGAGAACACGTGATGGCGTTATCGACGTGGAAGCCGGACAGGCCATCATCACACAAAAAGCGGAATGGGTGCAGTACAGCACTCCGAAACCGGAAGGCGCGGAGTACGTTGCCGTGTGCCTGCCGGCGTTTTCGATGGATCTGGTACACAGAGACTAA
- a CDS encoding urate hydroxylase PuuD: protein MEFDFMEWVNLALRWIHIFAGIMWVGATFFFTWLDGRFSEGERKSGGGTNVWMVHSGGFYVVEKLKSPRIIPGQLHWFRWEAAITWASGLLLLIYLYYFGGLMVDETMDHSTAVLFGVVLLILSWPVYDFLWKSPLAKDERLGTAISLLLVVGLAYLLHQFMGPRAAYIHVGAALGGLMAGNVWMVIIPSQRTMVAALSQGKEPDEKLAQRSKNRSKHNTFMAVSIVFLMISHHFPTITYGATNNWIVLSIMVAVGWGVAKIIRRA from the coding sequence ATGGAATTCGATTTCATGGAGTGGGTCAACTTGGCCCTTCGCTGGATTCACATCTTTGCGGGCATCATGTGGGTCGGGGCAACGTTCTTCTTCACGTGGCTCGATGGGCGTTTCTCTGAAGGAGAACGTAAATCAGGCGGGGGCACGAATGTCTGGATGGTTCACAGCGGTGGATTTTATGTTGTTGAAAAGCTGAAATCGCCTCGTATCATTCCCGGACAACTACATTGGTTTCGATGGGAGGCGGCGATAACATGGGCGAGCGGCTTGCTTCTTCTCATCTACCTCTACTACTTCGGCGGCTTGATGGTGGATGAAACGATGGATCATTCGACTGCTGTGCTTTTCGGAGTTGTGCTGCTGATTCTCTCATGGCCTGTGTATGATTTCTTGTGGAAGTCACCGCTCGCGAAAGATGAACGACTCGGCACGGCCATTTCGCTTCTGTTGGTGGTCGGACTTGCGTATCTGCTCCATCAATTCATGGGACCGCGAGCGGCATACATTCATGTCGGTGCGGCACTCGGAGGACTCATGGCAGGAAATGTGTGGATGGTGATCATTCCGTCGCAGCGAACAATGGTTGCCGCATTGAGTCAAGGCAAAGAGCCGGATGAGAAGCTGGCGCAACGCTCAAAGAACCGCTCAAAACACAATACTTTCATGGCGGTTTCGATTGTGTTCTTGATGATCAGCCACCACTTTCCGACAATCACGTATGGCGCCACAAACAACTGGATTGTGCTGTCGATTATGGTGGCGGTAGGATGGGGAGTCGCGAAGATCATCCGCAGAGCTTAG